In the Arachis stenosperma cultivar V10309 chromosome 8, arast.V10309.gnm1.PFL2, whole genome shotgun sequence genome, AAACTAAAAGAGGTTTTGCAAGTTTGAACTGCAATTTTACAAGTCGgtgaaagaaagagagaagaatAAAAGCGAGCGAAGATAGCAGAGAAGGATatgtggaagaagaagaatcgtTGATCGGAAAGAAGAGAGATGAAGGAGGAAGCAGGGAAAGACAAAGACAAAGGCGAAGAAGGTCCTAAGCTTTGGGGAATTTTCCTATTCGCCCTAATTGGCGCCACCGCCACTACTTTTGCCGTGAGTTTTCCGCattcctttctctctcttccaATTTCAACTGTGCCCCTATGCTTTTCCTTTTTCGCAATCGATTTTAGGTTTAGATTCAGTTGAGTGTATTCCTTTATGCCTGTGGTCTTAGAGATGTGGATTTGGATAATTCTGTTTTGCGAAACGTTTCCATGTTTTGTGTCATCGTTTTGCATGATGGTTGAAGAGTTATTTTGCAGGTTGGTCAGCTGCGGAGGACTGTTGATTGGTTCTATTTGCAGGTATTTAGCTCGTTTGTATTTCGTTACTTTGTAGAGATCAACTTGTTGCTGCATCAGTTTACTAGAGTGAAGATAAATGCATTTTGATGTTTGATTATACATTATAATGATTGGATGAGTTATTGCCTTATTGGCGAATCAATTCGTTTTTCCTACTGCAAAAAAGCTTGTTCATCTGTGTTGTATCCCTCCgtataaaaataaatgattCTTTGACTAAATTAATACATTTGAAAATTAACATATAAGAATGCAATTTTCAAATACTCTTCTCagtttattcaaagaaaaagttatTTCGAAACAGAGGAAGCATTAAATTGTGCATTTGTCTTTGTATTTTAGATTATTTGGTTGTACTTGTACTAGGACgttaggattttattttattccacACTGAAACTGATATTGTATGCTTTTGATCACTTTGTTGTAGTGGTCCAGGTCACAATCATCAGCGAAAGGACGGAGTGGTGGTTCTTTCCGAACAGCATTTCAGGAAGAAGCATGGAGGAGACACAATAAACGGATGCAAGAGGAGTATGAGGAGGAGATGGAAAGAGTGGTGAGTTGTTTTTCTTTCATAGTCAAGTTCTCCTTCTGTATAAACTGCGCTTTGCCTTGTTCAAATTTGAGATAttaagatatttattttataaaaaaggTTTAGGCTGAATCACAATAATTTGTGAAGAAACAAGTTTTACTGCTTAGTAATAAACCGGAAATAAATGCAAATTTTAACTTGCTTAAGTATCAGTTGGCTGGTTGTCCTATACATTGCAGCTTGAGCCAgtagttaatatttttaatctGGTTTTATTTGTAACTGTAGGAACGAATAAGGCGTATGCAAAATGTGTTTaacagagaaagaaataaatacAGAAGAAGCTATGAAAGCTGGAAGGATGGTGGACCTGGTGCGTATCATCAGCATTTCCAGAGAGAAGATTGGTATTGGAAGACTGATACATCCTTCAAAGATCATAATTGGAGGACAAATTATCGAGAAGCTCCTCGAGAGAGTGGAAGCTATGCGTTGTCACATCACTACTCAGTTTTGGGTCTTGACAGGTACTCAAAGAAGTCTTAGATACTGGCCCATGTAAGATGTAGTTTCAGGGGGACACGGTTTTTTCCTTGTAATAGTTATTTACTTATATTGCTGAAGGAACTACAAGGTAGTAGTTCTTGTTAcagttttgaaaaattatgagagTTTTGGTGGGaggaagaaaattttttatggtTACGCTGATAACAAAATGGTTATATGGGATAGTACATCTTTATAAGTACTATGAACCAGGAAAAGTCAGTGAGGACCAATCTCAGTTTAATTGCTCTGTGTTCACAGACCAAGTCTTAAACAACTGTTATATTTTGGTATCTGCTAATAGTTGCGATTTTCAAGATCAGTATCTGTGAGTTGTTATTCTTCTGTATTACTACCATTGGCCATTAAAATTTAACTTTCCCTTTTATGGATCAGGTTTAGAAGAACTCCATACTCAGATGATGAGATTAAGGTGACTTTCTTTTGGCATGAGCTTATATTGCTAATGCTAGGATATTAATGTTAGTGGTGTGCTTGATTTTATCAGCTACTTACTATATCCATCATGCTCGTCTTCATGGAATGGATGTttcatcttattttatttttagctTCTTTACATTTATCAACTGCTGTCTTCTCTACATAGAGAGCTTGTAATTTTTATTCATGCTTGGTGTTTGCATGACTTCAATTCTAATGTCAATCTTAGAAACTCACTGTACTCTATACTCTGTAAATATGTTACCTTAAATgtctcaattttattttgaaaacttCCCTATTCATTTGCAGACAGCATTTAGGACAAAGGCAAAAGAGCATCATCCTGATCAGAACCAGGATAATAGAGGTAGGTGACCAACTTATCTGTGTAGGATCAATCTAAGACCATGGTTCTAATCACAGATATGTGAATGTGAAAATTTTGCAGAAGCTGCTGAGGCTAAATTCAAAGAAGTGATGACTTCATACGAGGCCATAAAACATGAACGTAAGAATGGGAGTATGTAATTTGTCCTGGGACTTGAAAGGATACAAGGTATTTTTAATAACATCAAGCTAAAATACTGTGCACTAAATTTTCAGCTGCAATTTCAGAATAGGGTTTTTTTTTTGGCGCTTATAATTCATAGAAGAGTTGTGTATTTAATTGATTGGAATTCCAATCGGACATGCAGTGCCCATGTAACATGGTTTAGATTCTGAGGAGGAGGTTGTGTgcgtaaaaataattttacttcCTTTGTAAGTAGGCATATATTATTACATAATCAGAGCATTTCTGTTGGGCAAATGACGTGAACAAATGAGATTCAATTTTACATGAATGTCCTGAATGCAAATGTGGTTCATGGATGTCTTATTTgcatatttatataaattgaatTCAATCGATGTAAATCGAATTCAATTTATTCGAATTAGTATGTATACTAGTAAATTGAATTCATTAAATTCGATTTACTATGAAATACCATTTTATCGAAGTAGCCCATAGGTAAACCGAATTGATTGGATTTGACTTGCTACATATACATGTAAATCGAATTGATTGGAAAGTCATTCTGTTTCTTCCCCTTGAGTAAGTAGAATTTGACagatctttaaaaaaatagatcTGTGTTGGAAGTTTAGGTTGTACGGAGAAATATTGGAATTGTAGGCAGCACGATTCCATTGGGTTGGCAATCAAATTGCCATGCTCCTAACGCCAGGCAACATATAGGAGCCTTACTGCCTTTGGAGGGACGAGTTGTTTTTATACTCTATTCTTACTTCTAAATGAATTTAAGTAGTTTATCTTCGTTTAGCACTTAACATAAAAATATGCCTCAGCTTTGTTCTTGTGTGGTCTGAATTTTGATCGCAGAAGACAACTGTAAATTTTGCTGTCTCACTCTTTTCCATATTTCTATTAAATACATATTGCATCCAGCTTAGAAATAATACATTTTAGTCGTCTGAAGTGAGGAGTCAATGATATAATTTAAGGGTTTAATAGGGCATATGATAAATTTACTATTAGTAAAAagctttaaatatttttatttaatgactGCAAAACAAATGCgatgaaaatttaaattttttatattttcaatattttttaatttgtaaatttaACATTTGTATTCTATTTAGGGTACAAGATAGataaataattcataatttaAATAGGATTTAGCTAACTAGTCTCTTAAGAATACTAGTTAAGGTATTAGTATAAttgataactaaaaattttaagtttgtaATGTATTTATTTAATAAGAAATGTATAGAAGTTAGAAAAATTATCAAAGTAAccttaattagtatttttaagatatttattaacaaattcatttaaataGTGGGATAAACTTTTGTCATCAACATTTATGCGGATTTCTTGTTTTGGTTTTAAAATTCCAGATTATATTTTTTCCAGATTTTTGAACTCCAAAGTACGGGTTCAAAATCCTCTTTTTTTTGGGTCAGGAACCAGGCCAGCAACCTGGCCCAGAACCAAAGAAAAGCGACCTTTTCAACCCAGTTCTCCTCTTAAGCGATTTTTTTTTGTGGATTGAAATCCCAAATTTATGTTTCCTATCCCAGAAAGGATAATATCTCAAATTTATGTACTTCCTGAGGTTTGAAATTCTATACAATCTACAGCAGGGTTCTTACTTGGGGTCGAGTTGgagtttaaaatttagaatgattTCTTAGGGCTCAAAAtcctaaataattatatattaagttggttcaaattttcaaaaagattttttttgtgatgaaaattctaaatttatCTCTTTAGGACTTTGAAACGTTAAGAAATATATATTGGTGAAATCAAAACCCCCCAGATTGTTTTTTACTAGGGTTTGAAACGTTAAGTAATTATATATTGGTGAAATCAAAACCCCCCATATTGGTTTTTTTTAGGGGCGGCAACATGTATTTAGGACTGGTAATTTATATTTTACCTATGGGTATTCAACTCAAACTAACCCGTTTAAATAGGGTCATTTACCCTACTTGTTGCAAGTAGGGTAGGGTACAGGTTTAGGGTATATCTTATTCTACCTTACTCGCAtttctaatatatatatgtaatgaAGAAAGTGAGTGTTGAACTCACAATCtttctcttataaaaatttgaaataactactaaactaattgatgatcatattatttgtaattttttgttagatttctttaagatttaattatttttatttttaatttaaatttagttttttattttctattttattaatatatatgaaatttggaattgttgaattttatatttggttgaaattttttatttttctataggTAAGGTAGGGTTTATAATTTTAGGGtgcgggtagggttagggttgagaAATTCTCAATCCGCGGGTAGGGTAGGatagaattttaaaaagttttcaACCCGCGAATAGGGTTACATTTGAGTCCAAACCttaccctaccctacccattgcCAGCCCTACATGTATTCTACCCGCGCGTACCCAATCTCATCTCACTCAGTAAGCAGTGGGTAGAGTAGGGTGCGAGTAGGGTTCTCGTGTGGGTTGGGTAGAGTGTGGATTGAGTCTCAACCCTACTTGACTAACCTgtatgtatatgttatatacttatataaaaatatgttttaagtGAATGTTAAACCAAAGACCTCTCACTAAATGCAAAAGATCTTTCGTCATTAAAAGAAtatcattaattgataatttaatatatttttttacatcaagacaattctattttaaattatcatcaagttaaataataatattgcatcttttcttgTAACCCGCAGATAGAGTCGGATACTTACGGATTAAAAGCAGGTAGAATTAGAGTTGAAATATTCTTAATCCGTGAATAAAATAGGGTtgagtttatataaaaatctcaaTTTGCATGTAGAATTATAGTTAACTCCAAATCCTACCCTACCCTACTTATTGTCACCCTTAATTTTTTCAGATTCTAACTTTGTGGTCCAAAATCCTCATAGAATTAGTATATTTCATGGTTTAAGTGTTTAACCTCTGAAGTTAATATACagaattagtatatttttaggaTGGGTTTGGTAAAGTTTTTTTAAGAGGTGCTTAAAAAGTTGAAGTGCTTATACTTGCGGCTTTAAAAGTTAGGGGTATTTTTGAAAGCATCTAAGAGAGAGCTTTTCAAAGGTAGTTTGtgcttatcaaaattaaaaaaaatataatataataaatattcaaaattatcattattaattattaacactagattttatttatttttccacaCATATTTCCAGTCATTATATTGCCATTGAAATACTCATATATTTCTAATTTCTCAACATTATCTTCACAAATTCTAACACAatctttgtatttttttatttttcaacctAATCTTCACAATTTCAACACAAATACATCTTTATCACGTATTAGGTATGAACTTCtatctatttatattattttttgtgtgttgtttttgtattttttagtaGATGTTTGTTTTTCTCTATTCTTTAAAACGTGAAAGATATCTGATTTATGGAaaccaataataaaattttcataCACCAACTTCATAAACATTAgtcaaaattataataacaatatatatatatatatatatatatatatatatatataattttacttgaAATATGTATCTCATTTTCTGTGATTTGTAAAAGTGAGttaatatatatagatggatAATGGACGTATCAGTACTAACATTGGATTACATACAAGTTTTATTATTGACTAATGATaactttatttatattaatatagagagtaaatcaaataaatatttaaattattggtctctaaaatttgaagaaaaaaatttttgttataaatatgtttattataatttttttaatttttaaaaactgttttactaaacataattataaacttgtgtttattaaaaattatttttaacgtGATTTTACCAAACATAAATACTGCCACCTGtcttttaaaagataattttcataaactacttttaaaaaataaaaattttatcaaactCAGTCTTTATTCTAATGTTTACGTTTTATTTCCCTAATATTTTATTTGCTGTCAATGATATATGTATGTTACTTTTAACATACTTCaaacaaaaatattagaagactagaagaatttattgtttttagtcaattgataatatttaaaaatataaattaaaaatatattattaaattaatagatTAAGAATTAGTTTgattgatttatttaaaaaaaatatttatttattaattttaaaaagatattttttaataaacaaaaatgatttcacacaaatttttttaaaagaattttcaaatattaaaaaatacttttttaataaggtatttttagtttttaaaaaaataaataatttatttttttaataaaaatttttttagaaagatatatttaaataaatttaaaattaaataaaaatattttatttaaaaaaaatatattttttaataaaaaaatcaaaactaaCACAAATAATTGGACGACTATAACTAAAAGCGTTGACAAAACACAAATCTGCTAGTTATTAAGCTTTTCTCTACTCCAGATCATACTAGTATGATGTATCGCTCACAACATAAATTGGATAGAATTAAATACAcctaaacaaacaaacaaaaattgaaTAAGAATCTCATCTCATCTTAAAACCAGTGAGTTTTTCGAATTTCTTTAAAACGGAAAAACAATTCAAGCTcatctatttttaatatatgttaaataattaagtctcaaataaattttattatagtataattagataaaaaattattataaaataaattaatttatttgaaaagatcgaaaaaatttatttatctataaaaataattttttaagaattttaaataataaaaacttaTTAGAAAACAAAATGTGCAAGCCGAAATTCTCTGCGGACTATTTGGAATTTTGGATGTTTAATCGGTGATCAACTCTGAAAATTGAAATCAACATTTGATTGATCTACAAAAATCTAAACTCACATGGCATGGATAATAAAACACAAGAGTACCAAATTAAGGCAGATACTATCGGTATTGGATATAAGTTTactatcaataaaatattagataAGACTGATTGGTTAACAATAGAGGAAGATTTAAAATCAGGTATATTAGATTTTATTCGCATCTTCGAGATCAGTGAAAACTCGGTTATTTTCATTATGTTAAAATTCAGTAATTTTTGTAATAGTTTGCTTGATCAATTAGATTTTGATTTAGGATTTTTTGGTTAACAATAGatataaacaataaaaaataatattacacatttaaatgtttttttaattaaatttaattaaattaatctaacataataaaaattagttatgattaatattattttaaattttattggttaatttaattagatttagtttataaaaaaatttggatgtatgatattatttaaaaaaatattttttaataaattcagGATTTATTGTGGATATTGTATAATCTAACATTTTATATATAGGATATTAGTATCTTAGTAATAGTTATTAATAGAccccaaaaattttaaatcgcAGCAGATCTAGCCATTGGATTTAAGAATGTAAAAAGCGTTAAAAATGGTAAGTGAACAGTGTATCGGTCACGCTCTCTGGTAGAGCGCGTGTGAAAGAGACTCTGAATTGGCACAAAGAGTAGCTGATTtgggttaaatttttttttaatatcgtATGATATTTAGTGTAATACGTAAGTCGTATGCTATGTAGTACATATATTTTGTTGAGTTGCCATATGTCAGACACattttaaaaatgatatttattGATATTTGTTCGATATGCGTATTTGTTGTATTTAAATcgtatttcaataaaaaataaaattttttctctaGACACACTTTGACACATTTAAATATCATCACGTGTCAACGtatctaattttattcttaatatacattcttaaaataaatttagatatagtatatattattatttattaaaaaaaatattttaaatacttgatataattaaaataagacattaaaaataatttaaaaaattaatttatattttaatattaatagaatattaaaatattattacaatttattaaaaaatactttacaTTTTATATGTATACGTATCTCCGTGTCATGTAAGATTTTAGAATTCACGTGTCAACGTGTTTTGTGTCGTATTGTGTCTCGTGTCCGTACATGATAGGTCTTATGttttattataattagtatAAAATCTGCCTTACGCGC is a window encoding:
- the LOC130943945 gene encoding uncharacterized protein LOC130943945; this encodes MKEEAGKDKDKGEEGPKLWGIFLFALIGATATTFAVGQLRRTVDWFYLQWSRSQSSAKGRSGGSFRTAFQEEAWRRHNKRMQEEYEEEMERVERIRRMQNVFNRERNKYRRSYESWKDGGPGAYHQHFQREDWYWKTDTSFKDHNWRTNYREAPRESGSYALSHHYSVLGLDRFRRTPYSDDEIKTAFRTKAKEHHPDQNQDNREAAEAKFKEVMTSYEAIKHERKNGSM